A section of the Sebastes fasciatus isolate fSebFas1 chromosome 5, fSebFas1.pri, whole genome shotgun sequence genome encodes:
- the ntmt2 gene encoding N-terminal Xaa-Pro-Lys N-methyltransferase 2, with protein sequence MEISLENEKESSPTPNLEYKAAHQAFSDRWKETDASMCRHSMSFHLHHSLRSEFFASYLYLLEKIPVVKLFPVTCEYIKGEKQFYYRAQQFYEDVPASEEGMLGDFVEICNVDLEGSRQFLKRFVGPGMAGTHCALDCGCGIGRVTKGVLLPVFEKMEMADMMEHFLLHAHEEYLGDDADRIETYYCYNLQEFTPPKNKYDVIWMQWVACHLTDKDLMNFLFRCKKSLRPNGVIIMKDNMARQGCKLDPIDSSISRHLDIMKCIIAKAGLEVLAVERQEGFPEVIMPVWMIAMK encoded by the exons ATGGAGATTTcacttgaaaatgaaaaagagagTTCACCAACGCCCAACTTAGAATACAAGGCCGCTCACCAGGCGTTCAGCGATCGCTGGAAAGAGACGGATGCCTCCATGTGTCGCCACAGCATGTCCTTCCACCTGCACCACTCGCTGAGGAGCGAGTTCTTTGCCAGCTACCTGTACCTGCTGGAGAAGATTCCCGTGG TGAAGCTGTTTCCAGTCACCTGTGAGTACATCAAAGGAGAGAAACAGTTTTACTACCGAGCTCAGCAGTTCTACGAGGACGTCCCCGCCTCGGAGGAGGGCATGCTGGGAGATTTTGTGGAGATTTGCAACGTTGATCTCGAGGGCTCCCGGCAGTTTCTGAAGAGGTTTGTG GGTCCTGGTATGGCCGGCACACACTGCGCCCTGGACTGTGGCTGCGGGATCGGCCGCGTGACCAAAGGCGTCCTCCTTCCCGTGTTTGAGAAAATGGAGATGGCGGACATGATGGAGCACTTCCTGCTCCACGCGCACGAGGAGTACCTCGGCGACGACGCCGACCGCATCGAgacctactactgctacaacctGCAAGAGTTCACACCTCCAAAAAACAAGTATGACGTCATCTGGATGCAGTGGGTGGCAT GCCACCTAACAGACAAGGACCTGATGAACTTCCTATTTCGCTGTAAGAAGAGTCTGCGTCCAAACGGCGTCATCATAATGAAGGACAATATGGCGCGGCAGGGCTGCAAGCTGGACCCCATCGACAGCAGCATCAGCCGCCACCTGGACATCATGAAGTGCATCATCGCCAAGGCCGGCCTGGAGGTCCTGGCTGTGGAGAGGCAGGAAGGTTTCCCTGAGGTCATCATGCCTGTCTGGATGATTGCCATGAAGTAG